A portion of the Gemmatimonadota bacterium genome contains these proteins:
- a CDS encoding serine/threonine protein kinase encodes MSHIDPHQWAELGPLLDRALELTAEAREAWLHELAAQSPELAASLTALLSADARADERGFLAESPAASLAGRELGHYTLIRPLGHGGMGSVWLARRTDGRFEGLAAVKLMSLALMGETGQARFRREGTALARLRHPAIGRLLDAGVAPSGQPYLVLEYVDGQHIDVHADAARLSQHQRIELILQVLDAVVHAHANLVVHRDLKPSNILVTAEGQVKLLDFGIAKLLQEDGEDARTALTSDGAGALTLDYASPEQLRGEDITTATDIYALGVLLYLLLSGRHPTRGPHPTPAEAVHGILQVEPRPLGLGDLDTIIAKALRKSPAERYATAATLADDLRRYLRDEPVSARPDSLGYRARKFVRRNRGAVAAAVVMAIVLIGSTAFSVVQARRAAEQRDVAVRSARRATAMTELQAVLAGDNRRADGKPLTTAERIALAEEVLVAQFGSEPWLVSEVLIDLSTRLGESMDRTGERALLARAAAIARAGNQREPLALASCARSTSFWSRVTQRFRVRRAVDRQGGPGSRREHRGSHRALTVPRGGGQGPRGEWAR; translated from the coding sequence ATGTCACACATTGATCCCCACCAGTGGGCCGAACTCGGGCCCCTGCTCGATCGCGCCTTGGAACTCACCGCCGAGGCAAGAGAGGCGTGGCTCCACGAGCTCGCGGCGCAATCGCCCGAGCTCGCGGCGTCGCTCACCGCCTTGCTCTCGGCCGACGCGCGCGCTGACGAACGCGGCTTTCTCGCTGAGTCGCCGGCCGCCAGCCTCGCCGGACGCGAACTCGGGCACTACACCCTCATCCGCCCACTTGGCCACGGCGGCATGGGATCGGTCTGGCTGGCGCGGCGTACCGACGGCCGCTTCGAGGGTCTCGCCGCGGTCAAGCTGATGAGCCTCGCCCTGATGGGCGAGACGGGACAGGCGCGCTTTCGTCGCGAAGGGACCGCACTCGCCCGCCTTCGGCATCCGGCCATTGGTCGTTTGCTCGACGCCGGCGTGGCTCCAAGCGGGCAGCCCTATTTGGTGCTGGAGTACGTCGACGGTCAGCACATCGACGTGCACGCCGATGCCGCGAGGCTGTCGCAGCATCAACGCATCGAGCTCATCCTGCAGGTGCTCGACGCGGTCGTGCACGCCCACGCCAATCTCGTCGTCCACCGCGACCTCAAGCCGTCAAACATCCTGGTCACCGCCGAGGGCCAGGTGAAGCTGCTCGACTTTGGCATCGCCAAGCTGTTGCAGGAAGACGGGGAAGACGCGCGCACCGCCCTCACCTCCGACGGCGCCGGTGCGCTGACGCTCGACTACGCCTCGCCGGAGCAACTCCGCGGCGAGGACATCACCACCGCGACCGACATCTACGCGCTTGGCGTCCTGCTCTACTTGCTCCTGTCGGGGCGCCATCCCACGCGCGGGCCACATCCAACGCCCGCCGAGGCGGTGCACGGGATCCTCCAGGTCGAGCCGCGCCCGTTGGGGCTCGGCGATCTCGATACCATCATCGCCAAGGCACTGCGCAAGTCACCGGCCGAGCGCTACGCAACGGCGGCGACCCTTGCCGATGACCTGCGCCGCTACCTGCGCGACGAGCCGGTGAGCGCACGCCCGGATTCGTTGGGGTATCGCGCACGCAAGTTCGTCAGGCGCAATCGCGGCGCCGTCGCCGCGGCGGTTGTGATGGCGATCGTCCTCATCGGATCGACTGCGTTTTCGGTGGTACAGGCGAGACGCGCGGCGGAACAGCGCGATGTCGCGGTGCGATCGGCGCGGCGGGCAACCGCGATGACCGAGCTGCAGGCGGTGCTGGCCGGCGACAACCGAAGGGCCGATGGCAAACCGCTCACCACGGCGGAGCGCATCGCCCTCGCCGAAGAGGTGCTCGTGGCACAGTTCGGGAGCGAGCCGTGGCTGGTGTCGGAAGTGTTGATCGATCTGTCGACCCGCCTGGGAGAATCGATGGACCGCACGGGAGAGCGCGCGCTCCTGGCACGCGCAGCCGCCATTGCGCGCGCAGGCAATCAAAGGGAACCGCTTGCACTCGCGTCGTGCGCTCGATCGACGAGTTTCTGGAGTCGAGTCACTCAACGATTCCGCGTCCGCCGAGCTGTCGATCGCCAAGGCGGCCCTGGCTCGCGCCGGGAGCACCGTGGATCCCATCGTGCGCTCACGGTGCCTCGAGGCGGAGGGCAAGGCCCTCGAGGCGAGTGGGCAAGGTGA
- a CDS encoding sigma-70 family RNA polymerase sigma factor — MTEPASNALFAALYDELHRLAAIQLQRMGSDLSLGATTLLHEAYLNLASRDRVQFPDQAHFMGYAARAMRSIVIDYARRGMAQKRGGGAFEITLGNAQAAVDPAASHDVTELERLSTSLDELAQLEPKLAQLVDLHFFCGYSFVEIAHMRGTSDRTVQRDWRKARLMLQHALDATP, encoded by the coding sequence ATGACTGAGCCAGCGTCCAACGCCCTCTTCGCCGCCCTCTACGACGAGCTGCATCGCCTGGCCGCGATCCAGCTGCAGCGCATGGGCTCCGACCTTTCGCTCGGCGCCACCACGCTGCTGCACGAGGCCTACCTCAACCTTGCGTCCCGCGATCGCGTCCAGTTTCCCGATCAGGCGCACTTCATGGGTTACGCCGCACGCGCGATGCGCAGCATCGTCATCGACTATGCGCGCCGCGGCATGGCGCAGAAGCGAGGCGGCGGGGCGTTCGAGATCACGCTGGGCAATGCGCAGGCGGCGGTGGACCCTGCCGCCTCACACGACGTGACCGAGCTGGAGCGACTGTCAACGTCGCTCGACGAGCTGGCGCAGCTCGAACCCAAGCTCGCGCAGTTGGTCGACCTGCACTTCTTCTGTGGCTACAGCTTTGTCGAGATCGCCCACATGCGCGGCACGTCGGACCGGACGGTGCAACGCGATTGGCGCAAGGCGCGCCTCATGCTCCAGCACGCGCTCGACGCGACGCCCTGA
- a CDS encoding Ig-like domain-containing protein: MRRAWLLTAGIIVGCGGGSETAVTPPPVAVATVTVTESSIPTLLVGSSVQLTATARDAQNNALPARPIAWSSSAPSIASVSATGLVTGVAPGAAQVRATADGKFAEVAVTVRAQPWSLTGSLAIGRTLHSLTVLANGSVLATGGQVLGTPFQTIRSAELYDPASGSWRTVGSLTTGRANHVAIRLLNGKVLVAGGYSLEPSTRLASAELYDPVTEAWSVTGSMSEPRDLAAAALLPDGRVLVAGGSGAGTNLNALATAEIYDPATGRWSRAANLSVARGGHTATSLANGKVLVAGGGSGTFTAPTLHASAELYDPATGVWRTTGSVTIARGFHRAVALPDGRLLLTGGSDFVSTVFPSSDLYDAASGAWSITAALGTGRISHSATVLRNGSVLVAGGGNGGSAPLAGAELFDLATGRWAAAGDMRVSRSNHAAALLPNGKVLVAGGQGVGASTSAELFDPG; encoded by the coding sequence ATGCGACGAGCCTGGTTACTCACGGCCGGCATCATCGTGGGATGCGGAGGGGGCAGCGAGACGGCGGTCACACCACCCCCGGTGGCGGTCGCGACCGTCACCGTCACCGAGTCGTCGATACCGACGCTGCTCGTTGGGAGCAGCGTCCAGCTCACCGCGACGGCCCGCGACGCGCAGAACAATGCGCTCCCGGCCAGGCCGATTGCCTGGAGCTCGTCGGCACCCAGCATCGCCTCGGTGTCGGCGACCGGACTGGTAACGGGCGTCGCGCCTGGCGCCGCGCAGGTGCGCGCCACCGCCGATGGCAAGTTCGCCGAGGTCGCCGTGACCGTGCGAGCACAGCCGTGGAGCCTCACCGGATCGCTCGCGATCGGCCGGACGCTGCACTCCCTCACGGTACTCGCCAACGGCAGCGTCCTTGCCACCGGAGGGCAGGTGCTCGGCACGCCGTTCCAGACCATCCGTAGCGCCGAACTCTATGACCCGGCCTCGGGGAGCTGGCGAACGGTGGGAAGCCTAACGACTGGGCGCGCGAATCACGTCGCCATCCGGCTCCTCAACGGCAAGGTCCTCGTCGCAGGCGGCTACTCGCTCGAGCCGTCGACGCGCCTCGCCAGCGCAGAGCTGTATGACCCGGTGACCGAGGCATGGAGCGTGACGGGTAGCATGTCGGAGCCCCGCGACCTTGCCGCCGCCGCGCTCCTCCCCGACGGGCGCGTTCTCGTGGCGGGTGGGTCGGGCGCCGGCACCAACCTGAATGCGTTGGCGACCGCGGAGATCTACGACCCTGCAACCGGACGCTGGAGCAGGGCGGCCAACCTGTCAGTCGCACGCGGCGGTCACACTGCCACGTCGCTTGCGAACGGCAAGGTCCTCGTGGCAGGGGGAGGGTCGGGCACCTTCACCGCGCCTACCCTGCACGCCAGCGCCGAACTGTATGACCCGGCCACCGGGGTGTGGAGGACGACGGGAAGCGTGACCATTGCGCGCGGCTTCCACCGCGCCGTGGCGCTTCCTGACGGACGACTGCTCCTGACGGGCGGCAGCGATTTCGTCTCCACCGTCTTTCCGTCATCCGACCTCTACGACGCGGCGAGCGGTGCCTGGTCGATCACGGCGGCGTTGGGAACGGGCCGCATCTCGCACTCGGCTACCGTCCTGCGCAACGGGAGCGTGCTGGTGGCGGGCGGCGGCAACGGAGGAAGCGCGCCGCTCGCCGGCGCCGAACTCTTCGACCTTGCCACGGGGCGATGGGCAGCCGCGGGCGACATGCGCGTGTCGCGTTCCAATCACGCGGCAGCGCTGCTGCCCAACGGTAAGGTGTTGGTGGCCGGCGGACAGGGCGTCGGCGCTTCGACGAGCGCCGAGCTCTTCGATCCCGGATGA
- a CDS encoding phosphoribosyltransferase, translated as MSVTPLFHDRHAGGMALAQALSQHVRRPGTVVLGMARGGVAVAAPVARALDASLDTFVGRKLGVPGLEEVAFGAIAEGDEGPVLEGVHDYIGLPRRVVTTIVAHEREEMARRIRRYRDGHPLPSLAGRTVIVVDDGLASGATLTAAGRALRRHRPARLIAAVPVASTDGLQSARATFDEVVAVATPAPFGTVSDWYRDYDPVSDAEVRALLGRAPAPEHREHAAAPAGNERDVAIPSTEPGFTLVMPGELGMPPDARSPHGLVILAHGGGSSRGSYRNRYLAARLRLAGWATLRVDLLGERERDADTDGGCASTSHASRADSSLPRAGAWTMTLRVRITSSSSAPAPAPRRDRCRGCPPRSCPRRDREGRTCRPRRGSPRARAGAVAARRWKCRRGHPAPQP; from the coding sequence ATGTCGGTCACACCGTTGTTCCACGATCGACATGCCGGCGGGATGGCCCTCGCGCAGGCGTTGTCGCAACACGTTAGGCGTCCGGGCACCGTGGTGCTCGGGATGGCGAGGGGAGGAGTCGCTGTCGCGGCCCCCGTCGCCCGGGCGCTCGACGCCTCGCTCGACACCTTCGTCGGCCGCAAGCTGGGCGTCCCGGGGCTGGAGGAAGTCGCGTTTGGCGCCATCGCCGAGGGAGATGAGGGGCCAGTCCTCGAGGGCGTACACGACTACATCGGCCTGCCGCGCCGAGTGGTGACGACCATCGTGGCGCACGAACGTGAGGAGATGGCGCGGCGCATCCGGCGCTATCGCGATGGCCATCCGCTCCCTTCCCTCGCAGGTCGCACGGTGATCGTGGTGGACGATGGCCTCGCCAGTGGCGCGACGCTCACCGCCGCCGGACGCGCACTGCGCCGACACCGCCCCGCACGTCTCATCGCCGCGGTCCCCGTCGCCTCGACCGATGGACTGCAGTCCGCGCGCGCCACGTTCGACGAGGTGGTCGCCGTCGCGACGCCCGCACCGTTCGGGACGGTCTCCGATTGGTATCGCGACTACGATCCGGTCAGCGATGCGGAGGTTCGCGCCCTGCTCGGACGCGCTCCTGCACCTGAACACCGCGAGCACGCAGCTGCGCCGGCCGGGAACGAGCGCGACGTCGCGATCCCCTCCACCGAGCCCGGATTCACGCTCGTCATGCCCGGCGAGCTCGGAATGCCTCCGGACGCACGCTCGCCACACGGTCTGGTCATCCTGGCCCACGGCGGAGGGAGCAGTCGCGGGAGCTATCGCAATCGGTACCTCGCGGCGCGCTTGCGGCTGGCGGGTTGGGCCACGCTGCGCGTCGACCTGCTCGGGGAGCGCGAGCGCGACGCCGATACCGACGGCGGATGCGCTTCGACATCGCACGCATCACGCGCCGACTCCTCGTTGCCACGCGCTGGTGCCTGGACCATGACGTTGCGGGTGCGGATCACATCGTCCTCTTCGGCGCCAGCACCGGCGCCGCGGCGCGATAGGTGTCGCGGCTGCCCTCCCCGCTCATGTCCACGGCGTGATCGCGAGGGGCGGACGTGTCGACCTCGCCGCGGATCACCTCGCGCACGTGCAGGCGCCGTCGCTGCTCGTCGTTGGAAGTGCCGACGGGGACACCCTGCGCCTCAACCGTGA
- a CDS encoding fibronectin type III-like domain-contianing protein: protein MTRPVKMLRGFERVSLAPGERRTVSFTLRPRDLAFYDLGMRHVVEPGTFTVYVGGSSVDVREARFRVTGATTVVPDRGLVP from the coding sequence GTGACGCGCCCGGTGAAGATGCTGCGCGGCTTCGAGCGCGTATCGCTGGCGCCCGGCGAGCGGCGTACCGTCTCGTTCACCCTGCGGCCGCGCGACCTGGCGTTCTACGACCTGGGGATGCGCCACGTGGTGGAGCCCGGGACGTTCACCGTGTATGTCGGCGGCAGCTCCGTCGACGTGCGCGAGGCGCGCTTTCGCGTGACCGGGGCGACGACGGTCGTGCCGGATCGGGGGCTGGTGCCGTAG
- a CDS encoding glycoside hydrolase family 3 C-terminal domain-containing protein, producing the protein MSDYTGVMELLNHGIGGDTATVGRLALDAGIDVDMVSNIFFSYLPAEVRAGRLPLAAVDSAVRRVLRVKYEMGLFADPYHHSSEARERALTLSPAYVAEARDMARRSIVLLKNSGGALPLSKSLGTLAVIGTLADDARSALGNWAAVGRPEDAVTILAGIRQAGGSRTRILYAPGAPVDSADTTGFAEAVRIARQADAVVLVLGEHQDMSAEARNRASLDLPGVQLQLAQAVVATGKPVVVILENGRPLSIPWLADHVPAILETWYLGVQMGPAVADVLFGDANPGGKLPASFPRTVGQVPVYYNHKNTGRPPTSANATRPSTSTCRGPRSGRSDMG; encoded by the coding sequence GTGAGCGACTACACCGGCGTGATGGAACTGCTCAACCACGGCATCGGTGGCGACACCGCCACCGTCGGACGACTGGCGCTCGACGCCGGGATCGACGTCGACATGGTGAGCAACATCTTCTTCTCGTATCTCCCCGCCGAGGTGCGCGCTGGCCGACTGCCGCTGGCCGCAGTGGACAGCGCGGTGCGCCGCGTGCTGCGCGTGAAGTACGAGATGGGGCTGTTCGCCGACCCGTACCACCACAGCAGCGAGGCGCGTGAACGGGCGCTGACCCTCTCGCCCGCCTACGTGGCCGAGGCGCGCGACATGGCCCGGCGCTCGATCGTGCTGCTCAAGAACAGCGGCGGCGCCCTCCCCTTGTCGAAGTCGTTAGGCACGCTGGCCGTGATCGGGACACTCGCCGACGACGCACGCTCGGCCCTCGGCAACTGGGCCGCCGTGGGACGCCCGGAGGACGCCGTCACGATCCTCGCCGGCATTCGGCAGGCGGGCGGCTCGCGCACGCGCATCCTCTACGCGCCGGGCGCCCCGGTCGACAGCGCCGACACGACCGGCTTTGCCGAGGCCGTGCGGATCGCCCGGCAGGCCGATGCCGTGGTGCTCGTGCTCGGCGAGCACCAGGACATGAGCGCCGAGGCGCGCAACCGCGCGTCGCTCGACCTGCCGGGGGTGCAGCTGCAACTGGCGCAGGCTGTGGTGGCCACCGGCAAGCCGGTGGTTGTGATCCTCGAGAACGGCCGGCCCCTGTCGATCCCCTGGCTCGCCGACCACGTCCCCGCCATCCTCGAGACGTGGTACCTCGGCGTACAAATGGGGCCCGCCGTGGCCGACGTCCTGTTTGGCGACGCCAACCCGGGGGGCAAGCTCCCGGCGTCGTTCCCGCGTACGGTCGGGCAGGTCCCCGTCTACTACAATCACAAGAACACCGGGCGTCCCCCGACGAGCGCGAACGCTACACGTCCAAGTACCTCGACGTGCCGTGGACCCCGCAGTGGGCGTTCGGACATGGGTTGA
- a CDS encoding transposase has product MRTFHDDRDVTYYRELLLDATRALGCAVHAYVFMPNHVHLLVTPPDPSAPARLMQRLGARYVRYVNTVYARTGTLWEGRYRSSLVDSDRYVLTCMRYIELNPVRAGLVSEPELVRCSSYRYHALGEADALVSPHPLYLALGASPRDRRDAYRAMCRWALSPEVLRDIRRSIGSRNGRADARSGTEFETQGLLRPQL; this is encoded by the coding sequence GTGCGCACGTTTCACGACGATCGGGACGTCACGTACTACCGCGAACTGCTGCTCGACGCGACGCGCGCCCTCGGCTGCGCCGTGCACGCGTACGTCTTCATGCCGAACCACGTGCATCTCCTGGTCACGCCGCCCGACCCGTCGGCGCCCGCGCGCTTGATGCAGCGCCTCGGCGCACGCTATGTGCGCTATGTCAACACCGTCTATGCGCGCACAGGCACCCTGTGGGAGGGACGGTATCGCTCCTCGCTTGTCGATTCGGACCGATATGTGCTGACCTGCATGCGTTACATCGAACTGAATCCTGTCCGCGCAGGTCTCGTGAGCGAGCCGGAGCTCGTTAGGTGTTCGAGTTACCGGTATCACGCGTTGGGCGAAGCCGATGCACTCGTGTCTCCACATCCGCTCTACTTGGCCTTGGGCGCGTCGCCTCGTGATCGTCGCGACGCGTATCGCGCAATGTGCCGATGGGCGTTGAGCCCCGAGGTACTTCGCGACATTCGTCGCTCCATTGGCAGCAGAAACGGCCGGGCGGATGCACGCAGCGGGACGGAGTTTGAGACGCAAGGTCTGCTCCGACCCCAGCTCTGA